The Sylvia atricapilla isolate bSylAtr1 chromosome 3, bSylAtr1.pri, whole genome shotgun sequence genome has a window encoding:
- the LOC136358637 gene encoding LOW QUALITY PROTEIN: microtubule-associated protein RP/EB family member 3-like (The sequence of the model RefSeq protein was modified relative to this genomic sequence to represent the inferred CDS: deleted 1 base in 1 codon), with the protein MAVNVYSTSVTSENLSRHDMLAWVNDSLQLNYTKIEQLCSGAAYCQFMDMLFPGCVHLRKVKFQAKLEHEYIHNFKVLQAAFKKMGVDKIIAVERLVKGKFQDNFEFIQWFKKFFDANYDGKEYNPLLARQGQDVAPPPNPGDHIYNKPKKPIGTAVPQRTSPTGPKNTPNPARLGNVPSGILRKNSPAARNGGTEADAQILELNQQLMDLKLTVDGLEKERDFYFSKLRDIELICQEHENENSPIITGIVSVLYATEEGFAPPEDDELEEQPPEDQDEY; encoded by the exons ATGGCCGTCAATGTGTACTCGACGTCGGTGACCAGTGAGAACCTGAGCCGCCATGACATGCTGGCCTGGGTCAACGACTCCCTGCAGCTCAACTACACCAAGATcgagcagctctgctcag GGGCTGCCTATTGCCAGTTCATGGACATGCTGTTCCCCGGCTGCGTGCACCTGCGGAAGGTGAAGTTCCAGGCCAAGCTGGAGCACGAGTACATCCACAACTTCAAGGTGCTGCAGGCTGCCTTCAAGAAGATGGGAGTGGACAAA ATCATCGCAGTGGAGCGGCTGGTGAAGGGCAAGTTCCAGGACAATTTTGAGTTCATCCAGTGGTTCAAGAAATTCTTTGACGCCAACTACGACGGGAAGGAGTACAACCCCCTGCTGGCGCGGCAGGGCCAGGACGTCGCG CCCCCCCCTAACCCAGGTGATCACATCTACAACAAACCCAAGAAACCCATTGGCACTGCAG TCCCCCAGAGGACCTCCCCCACGGGCCCCAAGAACACCCCGAACCCAGCCCGCCTCGGCAACGTGCCCAGCGGCATCCTACGGAAAAACTCGCCTGCCGCCCGCAACGGCGGCACCGAGGCTGACGCGCAGATCCTGGAGCTCAACCAGCAG CTGATGGACCTGAAGCTGACAGTGGACGGGCTGGAGAAGGAGCGGGATTTCTACTTCAGCAAACTGCGGGACATTGAGCTCATCTGCCAGGAGCACGAGAACGAGAACAGCCCCATCATCACCGGCATCGTCAGCGTCCTCTATGCCACGGAG GAGGGCTTCGCCCCACCAGAGGACGAcgagctggaggagcagccgCCAGAGGACCAGGACGAGTACTAG
- the LOC136358636 gene encoding LOW QUALITY PROTEIN: transmembrane protein 214-like (The sequence of the model RefSeq protein was modified relative to this genomic sequence to represent the inferred CDS: inserted 2 bases in 2 codons; deleted 4 bases in 3 codons), whose amino-acid sequence MAAARAAPGPGMAGAGPGRWEVVRKGRRGPASGTGSRRALGEANGGRALPVPAPIATSSTIFQLGFERALRKQNKEQVPPAAAPEPPQRKQHTGKSGKKPPGNEAGAKPGRCRSLEEALKALDLADLQKELDKSRSVFPENPSVWVKDLAGYLNYKLQAPRSDPVLSQHPHDYPYCLVSKELRSIIRSLLAKASSVLELFFDHCIYTMLQELDKASGESLHGYRICIQALLLDRPRIATTNLGKYLEVLRSQQNRPAKCLTVLWALGQAGFSDLHEGLKVWLGVMLPVLGIKSLSPYAVSYLDRLLMMHPNLTKGFGMIGPKDFFPLLDFAFMPNNSLSPSLQEQLRRLYPRLKVLALGARPEAALHTYFPSFLSRATPACPPAMKKELLTSMSQCLSLDPLSFSVWRQLYTKHLAQSSLLLNHLLESWESSSNSSCCPQGASVTAGTVRSFKVTNEELAARGTGGDQDVAACDAACKELLLKMRGRGFPWSRLLLVLLLLAAGFFLHDVQTHGSFQASSSARLLRSSGILPASQLAWQKVSXGLLEGYRWLEHSLAHHGSVAVSVLWPQLKLLWETSGEMAXDVSQQCYSLLSWLHGSLPWLSDWLQNRLPEWLLHFSEWVRELLLFLLRSCLLPLLQGLAALLQRGWQHCLDSCNGDVTWEREDHLMSFTYSSWIYLQNATLALKNWALAMISGP is encoded by the exons ATGGCGGCGGCGCGAGCGGCCCCTGGCCCGGGCATGGCCGGCGCCGGTCCCGGGCGGTGGGAGGTGGTGCGGAAGGGCCGGCGGGGACCCGCCAGCGGCACCGGCAGTCGCCGCGCCCTGGGAGAGGCCAACGGTGGTCGCGCTCTGCCGGTGCCCG CCCCCATCGCCACCTCCAGCACCATCTTCCAGCTGGGCTTCGAGCGGGCGCTGCGGAAGCAGAACAAGGAGCAGGTGCCGCCGGCCGCGGCCCCCGAGCCGCCGCAGCGGAAGCAGCACACGGGGAAGAGCGGGAAGAAGCCACCGGGGAACGAGGCCGGAGCCAAACCGGGCCGGTGCCGCTCGCTGGAGGAAGCCTTGAAAGCC CTGGACCTGGCGGAtctgcagaaggagctggacaAGAGCCGGAGTGTGTTCCCTGAGAACCCCTCGGTGTGGGTGAAGGACCTGGCTGGGTACCTCAACTACAAGCTGCAAGCACCCAGGAGTGACCCCGTGCTGAGCCAGCACCCCCACG ACTATCCGTACTGCCTGGTGAGCAAGGAGCTGAGGAGCATCATCCGCTCCCTGCTGGCAAAGGCCTCGAGTGTCCTGGAGCTCTTCTTTGACCACTGCATCTACACcatgctgcaggagctggacaAGGCCTCAG GGGAGTCCCTGCACGGGTACAGGATCTGCATCCAGGCCCTTCTCCTGGACAGGCCCCGGATTGCCACCACCAACCTGGGCAAG TACCTGGAGGTGCTGCGCTCCCAGCAGAACCGGCCAGCAAAGTGCTTGACTGTCCTCTGGGCACTGGGGCAGGCCGGCTTCTCTGACCTCCACGAGGGCCTGAAAG tgtGGCTTGGTGTCATGCTCCCGGTGCTCGGCATCAAGTCCCTGTCACCGTACGCCGTTTCCTACCTGGACCGGCTCCTGAT GATGCACCCCAACCTCACCAAAGGCTTCGGCATGATCGGCCCCAAGGACTTCTTTCCCCTGCTGGACTTCGCTTTCATGCCCAACAACTCCCTGTCCCCCAG cctgcaggagcagctgcggCGCCTCTACCCCCGCCTGAAGGTCCTGGCCCTGGGCGCCCGGCCCGAGGCAGCCCTGCACACCTacttcccctccttcctctcccgAGCCACACCTGCCTGCCCCCCTGCCATGAAGAAGGAG ctcctgacCTCCATGAGCCAGTGCCTGAGCCTGGACCCACTGAGCTTCAGTGTCTGGAGGCAGCTCTACACCAAACACCTCGCTCAGTCCAG TTTGCTGCTGAACCACCTCCTGGAgtcctgggagagcagcagca acagctcctgctgtccccaaggtGCATCAGTCACTGCAGGAACGGTTCGCTCCTTCAAGGTG ACAAATGAGGAGCTGGCGGCcagg gggacaggaggggaccAGGATGTGGCAGCCTGTGACGCCGCCTGCAAG gagctgctgctcaagATGAGGGGCCGGGGCTTCCCCTGGTCACGTCTGCTGCTcgtcctgctgctcctggctgctggcttCTTCCTGCACGACGTGCAGACACACGGCTCCTTCCAGG CCTCATCTTCTGCTCGGCTGCTCCGCTCCTCTGGCATCCTGCCCGCCTCCCAGCTGGCCTggcagaaggtgt ctgggctgctggaggggTACAG gtggctggagcacagcctggccCACCACGGGTCTGTGGCTGTGTCTGTCCTGTGGCCTCAGCTgaagctgctctgggaaacgAGCGGTGAGATGG TGGatgtgtcccagcagtgctactccctgctctcctggctccaTGGCAGCCTGCCCTGGCTCAGTGACTGG ctccagaacCGGCTCCCCGAGTGGCTGCTGCACTTCTCCGAGTGG GTgcgggagctgctgctgttcctgctgcggagctgcctgctgccactgctgcagggcctggctgcactgctgcagaggggctggcagcactgcctcgACTCCTGCAA TGGGGACGTGACGTGGGAGCGTGAGGACCACTTGATGAGCTTCACCTATTCTTCCTGGATTTACCTGCAAAACGCAACCCTGGCCCTCAAAAACTGGGCCCTGGCCATGATTTCTGGAccctga